The following nucleotide sequence is from Psychrilyobacter piezotolerans.
CAAATAACAAGGGTATCTATATAAACTCCTAAAGACTGTATTAATCCTTGTTTTGCAGGATGGCTGACCTCAGCAGCAGCAGCGGCACAGGGTGCACTTCCACTCCCGGCTTCATTGGAGAATAATCCTCTTTTTATCCCGGCCATTACAACAACACCGAATCCGCCGCCGACAGCCTGCTGTATACCAAAAGCATTTTCAAAAATACTGGCAAGGACACCGGGAAGAAGGGTAATGTTTTTTCCTATTATAAAAATAACAACAATTGCATAGGCACCTGCCATTACTGGGACTAATTTATCCAAAACTTTAGCTGTTTTATTACCTTTTCCAAAGATTATGGCTGCTGCTGCTATTACAAGAACAGAAACAGTATATATTCTAGGGATATTAAAGGCATTTTCAAAAGATTCTGTCACTGAGTTGGAAACTATCTGACTTATGCCAGCCCAGCAAATAAGACCCGAGATTGCAAAGAGGATCCCCATCCATCTTTTCTTGAGAGCCTTCTCCATAAAATAAGCCGGTCCTCCCCTGTATCCTCCCTGTGGATCTTTTTCCTTATAAATTTGAGCCAGGGTACTCTCAATAAATGCAGAAGAAGCACCTACCAGTGCAACAACCCACATCCAGAAAACAGCACCAGGTCCCCCAATAGAAACAGCAGCAACGACTCCGGCAAGGTTACCGGCTCCTATTCGAGATGCTGTAGATATACAAAAAGCCTGAAATGATGAAACGGTATTCTCATCTTCAGACTTATTTTTTTCCAATATAATTCTAATCATTTCTTTGAATAATCTTACAGGCATAAATTTGGTTCTAATTGTAAAGTAGAGTCCAGCAGAAAGTAACATAACAGCTAAAAGGTTTTTACCCCAAAAAATTCCATTGACAAAATTAACAATATTTTGTAAATAATTCAGCATCTTTCACCATCCTTTTCAATAAAAAACAATAAAGTTGTAAAGAGTATACTCTTGAAATGTAAAATGATATTTTTATGGACTAAAATATCGAAAAAATATTATGTTATTTAGTTATTACCTTAAAAATAATTAAATAGCAAATTTTTTTATAACCATTAAGTAATAATAAAAAAAAATTAAAACCTATTGACAAATAAAAAAAATGGGGTAATATTGAAGCATAGGAATACATAAATAGGAATTAAAACATTCGAAAAATATCGTTTTTAATATCGTTTTATAAAACTTTGAAAAATATATTTAGGAGGTTTTTTTAATGAAAAAAAGATTTATGCCGGAACCATTTAAAATCAAATCTGTGGAGACTATGACTTTACCAAATGCAGAGGAAAGAAAAAAAGCTATTGAAGAAGCTGGATTTAATACTTTTTTACTGAAATCTAATGACTGTTATGTTGATTTATTAACTGACTCAGGAACCAATGCCATGAGTGATAAACAATGGGCAGGTCTTATGGTAGGGGATGAAGCCTATGCTGGAAGTAAAAACTTCTACCACCTTCAAGAGACAGTGAAAGAATATTTTGGTTTTAAGCATATTATACCTACTCACCAAGGAAGGGGAGCAGAAAACATTCTATCTTCTCTGACTATCAAAGACGGGGACTGGGTTCCTGGAAACATGTATTTTACAACAACCAGATTCCATCAGGAAAGAAATGGAGCAAACTTTAGAGATGTAATATGTGATGCTGCACATGACCCTAGCAGGGAAGATGTTCTGTTCAAGGGAAATGTGGATTTAAAGAAATTCCAGGATCTTATAGACGAAGTAGGAGCAGATAAGATCCCATATATCTGTCTGGCTGTTACTGTAAACCTAGCTGGTGGTCAGCCGGTGTCTATGCAAAATATCAAAGAAGTATCTGAATTAGCTCATAAAAATGGAATACTTGTAATGTACGATGCAACCAGATGTGTTGAAAATGCTTATTTTATAAAAGATTTAGAAGAGGGTTACGCAGATGTTTCCATTAAAGATATAGTACATGAGATGTTCTCGTATGGAGACGGGTGTACAATGAGTGGGAAGAAAGATTGCATCACAAATATCGGTGGATTCCTCTGTGTAAATGACGATGATCTGTATCTCCGGGCAACTGCCATGGTAGTTCAATTTGAAGGAATGCCCAGTTATGGCGGGTTAGCAGGAAGAGATATGGAAGCTATGGCTATAGGAATCAAAGAAGCTATGAACTATGACTATATCAGCCACAGGGTTAATCAGATCAGATATCTGGGAGAAAAATTAGCTGCAGGAGGAGTTCCTATGGTAAAACCATATGGAGGACATGCAATCTTCTTAGATGCTAAACAATTCTTACCTCACTTAGACCAGGAAGAATTCCCGGCTCAGGCATTGGCATCAGCTATCTATGTAGAATCAGGTGTTCGTACAATGGAAAGAGGAATAATCTCAGCAGGAAGAGATGCTGTGACTGGAGAAAACCATAAACCTAAGTTAGAAACTGTCAGACTTACTATTCCAAGAAGAGTTTATACCTATGCTCATTTGGATTATGTAGCAGATACAATTATAGATTTATATGAGAAGAGAG
It contains:
- a CDS encoding alanine/glycine:cation symporter family protein, whose amino-acid sequence is MLNYLQNIVNFVNGIFWGKNLLAVMLLSAGLYFTIRTKFMPVRLFKEMIRIILEKNKSEDENTVSSFQAFCISTASRIGAGNLAGVVAAVSIGGPGAVFWMWVVALVGASSAFIESTLAQIYKEKDPQGGYRGGPAYFMEKALKKRWMGILFAISGLICWAGISQIVSNSVTESFENAFNIPRIYTVSVLVIAAAAIIFGKGNKTAKVLDKLVPVMAGAYAIVVIFIIGKNITLLPGVLASIFENAFGIQQAVGGGFGVVVMAGIKRGLFSNEAGSGSAPCAAAAAEVSHPAKQGLIQSLGVYIDTLVI
- a CDS encoding tyrosine phenol-lyase, with protein sequence MKKRFMPEPFKIKSVETMTLPNAEERKKAIEEAGFNTFLLKSNDCYVDLLTDSGTNAMSDKQWAGLMVGDEAYAGSKNFYHLQETVKEYFGFKHIIPTHQGRGAENILSSLTIKDGDWVPGNMYFTTTRFHQERNGANFRDVICDAAHDPSREDVLFKGNVDLKKFQDLIDEVGADKIPYICLAVTVNLAGGQPVSMQNIKEVSELAHKNGILVMYDATRCVENAYFIKDLEEGYADVSIKDIVHEMFSYGDGCTMSGKKDCITNIGGFLCVNDDDLYLRATAMVVQFEGMPSYGGLAGRDMEAMAIGIKEAMNYDYISHRVNQIRYLGEKLAAGGVPMVKPYGGHAIFLDAKQFLPHLDQEEFPAQALASAIYVESGVRTMERGIISAGRDAVTGENHKPKLETVRLTIPRRVYTYAHLDYVADTIIDLYEKRDTIKGLEWVYEPSCLRFFTGRFKQK